The nucleotide window TTGTGACCGGCCACGCCGATGCGCAGACCCTTCATCCGCTCCGGGGTGAACAGCCAGTGCAGGACCCGCTTGTAGTTCGCATCCGTCGACTGCTTCGAATCGCACGTCGTCGCCGGCCATCCGGCGATCTCGGCGTGCACGGTCTCAAGCGCGAGGTTCGCGCCCTTGACCAGGCGGACCTTGATCCCGACTCCGCCGTTCTCGACACGACGGGCAGCGAATTCGCTCAGCCGCTGCACGGCACCGAGGGCATCGGGCTGGTAGGCCTGGATGACGATGCCGGCTTCGAGATCCTTGAATTCCGGTTCGGAGAGCAGGCGAGTGAACACCGCGATCGTCAGCTCGAGGTCCTGGTACTCCTCCATGTCGAGGTTGACGAATTTCGCGCCCGTCGGGGCCTTCGCCGCCTGTTGGTAGAGGGGACGGAGGCGTTCGACGACGTAGTCGACGGTCTCGTCGAAGGCCCACATCGAGATCTGCGAGGCCACCGAGGAGACCTTGACCGAGACGTAGTCCACGTCCTCACGAGCGAGCAGACGGTGGGTCTCTTCGAGGTGGTGGTCGGCTTCGCCGTCGCCGAGTACGGCCTCGCCGAGGAGGTTGATGTTGAGCCGGTGTCCGTCGCCGGTGAGCGCGGCCACGGTCTTGCCGAACTGCTTGTCACGGGCATCGACGACCATGTGCCCGACCATCTGGCGCAGACGCGTGCGGGCGGCGGGGACGACGACCTGCGGGGCGATCCTGCCCAGTGCTGCACCGGCCTTGATCTGTGCGCGGTCGAGCGCGGACATCGTCTCCGGCGCGAGTTTGCCGACCTCGGCCAGGGCATCGGCGGCGGCGTGGACGTCATCGGTGCGCACGACGCGATCGACGAATCCGACCGTGAAGTCGAGACCGTTGGGATCGGAGAGGACTGCGGAGAGCCGTTCGGCCGCCGGATTCTTTGCCGTGGTCTTCGACGTTGCCACCCGCAGCCATCTGCGGACGGTGTCGATCGACCGGGCCGTGAGCGCTTCGAGATCGGTATCGGTGTGCAGCAACTGAACTCCCTTGGCTGTTGTGGATGGTGCCCGCACGCATCTGCGCTGACCGTGAGGCTCGGCCCTTCATGAGGCTCTGCCCTCAGTATGCGCCGGGGAGATCCGGGGGTGAAGAGACCGCGAACAGCTGGCGAATGCGTTGAGTCAGAAGTAGTAGAATCGAGGAATGTATTCCCCTGAATTCCGTCGCGAGGCAGTGGCGGCGTTGAGGACCTCGACCCTCGCCGAGGTGGCCCTGGCCACGGGTGCCTCACCGACGTCCCTGCGGCGCTGGGCAAACCGGTCGGATCTGAACGACCGCCCGCGCAGCGGGCGACCGCCGATCCAGGCGACAGCGGATCAGGTCGTCGAGGCGCTCGTCGCCACCGCCGGTGCGCGGATTTCGGGGCGGGACTATTCGACTCGTGCGCTGGCGGACGCGACGGGGCTGAGCCAGAGCATCGTCTCCCGCTCCGTCCGCTCTCTCACCCTGCCCGTCACCGAGGTGGCAGGCGGTCGCGAGCTCGTCCTCGTCGCCAGCGGATTCCCGATGGTCATCGTCGGAACGCGGTCCGTCGAACCTGCTGATGAGGCCGTGGGTGCGGGGCAGGTGGGCGGTTCGGTGCCGCCGCGCCGGATCCAGCGCAGGATCGCCGGAATCACCGCGGCGCTGCGTTCGGCCGGAGTGGGACGCTGGGGTCAGCGCTTCGACAGCGAGCACCGACAGGTTCCCACCGCTGAGCTGGTCGAACTCATCCGCGGCGACGCAGACTTCCTCGTCTTCGACCCCCTGGGCGAGGTTCCAGGCGGCCTCATCACCGGTGGCGAGGCGCGCGTGAGCGTCTGCACGGACTTCACGGAATTTCTCGAGGCGCTCAAGGTCATGCTCGCCGGGTGCGAGGATATCCCCGGAGCCCTGCTCGACCTCGTCGCCGCACGAGTCAGGCACGGGCTCGAGGGCGTGCTGTGGCGGGAGTCCGCTCAGGCCGAACTCACGGAAAGTTCCATTACTTCTGACTCAATGGAGATCTCTTCGTGGCTTCCGAAGGAGACCCGATCGATCACCGAGCACCTGGCGATCGCGCTGCGTGAGGAGATCATCGACTCCGCCTACGAACCCGGTGACCGGATCAATCCGCGCCTGCTGTCCAGACGCATGCGCGTGCCCAGGGCCTCTGTCGACGCGGCCCTGCGTCGCATGGTCGATGACAAGCTGCTCGACGGCTCCCGCGGCGGGGCCAGGATCCCGCTCATCACCACTGTCGATGTGCTCGACCTCTACGCCGCCCGCATGGCCATCGGGGAGGTCGTGCTGAGGTCGCTGGCCCTGCGCCCGCAGCGCTACCTCGTGCCCGTGCAGCTGGCGCTGCGGCAGGTTGAAGTCTCTGCTCCCACACGCAGCGGAATCGACGTCGAGGATGCCGACCTCCACTTTCAGCAGGAGCTTGCCCGTGCCTCGGGGCTGCGGGAATCGGCGCGGACCTTCGAGGCGGTGACCCTGCGGCTGCGCCTCTTCATCTCCGTGCTCCAGCTCGACTATTCGCCGGCCAGCGATCGCATCGTCAGCGACGACCGGGCGATCTTCCGGGCGCTCAGCCGAGCGGATGCGAAGACCGCTGTCGAGGTGTGGCGCGGCAAGGTCGACAATGCGGTGCGGCATATGGCCGGCCTGCTCGGCCGGCGTCGCTTCGACCAGCAGCTGTGGACTCAGCTCACCCGCAGCCTCGGATGAGCACGGGAACCGGGAGCCGCCTCGGCGGGGTCGTGGTATAGATTTGTGCCGTGGACACTTTGGTTGTGGGCGTGGCCGGCGGAACCGGCAGCGGAAAGACGACGCTGACTCAGGCGCTGTTGGACAAATGTGAGGGCCCGCCGTCGGTGCTCTACCACGACAACTACTACAAACGGCGCGACGAGCTGACGTACGAAGAACGCGAGAAGGTCAACTACGACGATCTCGACGCCTTCGACAACGACCTCTTCGTCGATCATCTCACCGCACTGCGGAACTCCGTTTCGGTCGAGAGTCCTGTCTATGACTTCTCGATCCACAACCGCAGCGATGAGACGACGCTGGTCGAACCCGCACAGGTGATCATCGTCGAGGGCATCCTCATCTTCGCGGAACCGCGGATCTGCCGGCTGCTCGACATCAAACTCTTCGTCGACACCGACGCGGATGTGCGTCTGCTGCGGCGGATCAAACGCGATGTCGTCGACCGCGGACGGACCCTGCAGTCGGTGGAGGACCAGTACCTGGGCACGGTCAAACCGATGCACGAGCTCTACGTCGAACCCTCGAAGCGCAATGCCGACCTCATCATTCCCGACGGCGGCCACAACATCGTCGCCATGGACATGGTCCTCAACCGGATCCAGCGCGGGGTCGGCTGAGCCAGACAGCCACTGACCTGGGCAGACGGTACTTTTCGGAGCCGTCTCCGAAGTCGTGTCAGTGCCGACGGGTACCGTCTTCATATGGACGTCGACCCCGTACGGGAACCAACGCCGGTTCCGGATCCGCTGACCGAGATCACTCGGTTCGGTGAGCTGCTGCGCGGTCTCGATCAGGGCGACACCGAAGCGGAGACGCTGGCGCGGATCACAGCGCTCGAAGAGCTCAGATCCGCTGTGGTCGCCGCACAGTCCAGAGAGGCCGTGGCCTTCGAGGCGCTGCGCATCGAACGGGACCGGCTCAACCGGGTGCCCGCGAACGACTGCGGAAAGCGCGCCGGTGACGAGGTCGGGTTGGCGAAGAAAGTCTCTCCCGGATCGGGACGGAAGTTCCTCAGCACCGCCCGGACGATCGTCATCGGCATGCCCAACACGTTCAAAGCGCTGGCTCAGGGGAAGATCTCCGAGGACAAAGCGCGCATCATGGTCGACGAGACCGCCGTTCTCACCGATGCTGATCGACGCAAGGTCGATACGAGGATGAAGCGGAGTCTGGAGCCGGTCGGGCTGCGCAGTCTGCGAGCCGAAGCGCGTGCACTCAGTGCCGAGATGGACGCCGAGGCTGCCGCGAAACGGGTAGCGAAGGCCGCGAGCAATCGACGCGTGAACCTGACCGTGATCGACGACGGGATGGGCAGGATCTCCGCGATTCTGCCGCTGCCTCAGGCTGTCGCCGCCTATGAGAGCCTCACTGCCGGAGCCGAGACGATCATCGCGGGCGGTGACGCAGACGGGCGGAATCGCCAGCAGGTGCTCGCCGACTCCTTCGTGCAGCGGCTGAGCGGCCAGTCGAGCGCCACGGCTGTGCCGGCGGAGATCCATCTGCTCGTCGAGGCCGAATCGCTGCTCGCCGACGGACTGGTGCCTGCCTGGCTGCCCGGGTTCGGGCCGCTGCCGGCGAAGACGGCACGGGAATTCGTCGCCGCGAACGAGGCGAAGGTGTTCATCAGCAGGATCTTCACCCGCCCCGAGGATGGGC belongs to Brevibacterium spongiae and includes:
- a CDS encoding FCD domain-containing protein; its protein translation is MYSPEFRREAVAALRTSTLAEVALATGASPTSLRRWANRSDLNDRPRSGRPPIQATADQVVEALVATAGARISGRDYSTRALADATGLSQSIVSRSVRSLTLPVTEVAGGRELVLVASGFPMVIVGTRSVEPADEAVGAGQVGGSVPPRRIQRRIAGITAALRSAGVGRWGQRFDSEHRQVPTAELVELIRGDADFLVFDPLGEVPGGLITGGEARVSVCTDFTEFLEALKVMLAGCEDIPGALLDLVAARVRHGLEGVLWRESAQAELTESSITSDSMEISSWLPKETRSITEHLAIALREEIIDSAYEPGDRINPRLLSRRMRVPRASVDAALRRMVDDKLLDGSRGGARIPLITTVDVLDLYAARMAIGEVVLRSLALRPQRYLVPVQLALRQVEVSAPTRSGIDVEDADLHFQQELARASGLRESARTFEAVTLRLRLFISVLQLDYSPASDRIVSDDRAIFRALSRADAKTAVEVWRGKVDNAVRHMAGLLGRRRFDQQLWTQLTRSLG
- a CDS encoding HNH endonuclease; translation: MDVDPVREPTPVPDPLTEITRFGELLRGLDQGDTEAETLARITALEELRSAVVAAQSREAVAFEALRIERDRLNRVPANDCGKRAGDEVGLAKKVSPGSGRKFLSTARTIVIGMPNTFKALAQGKISEDKARIMVDETAVLTDADRRKVDTRMKRSLEPVGLRSLRAEARALSAEMDAEAAAKRVAKAASNRRVNLTVIDDGMGRISAILPLPQAVAAYESLTAGAETIIAGGDADGRNRQQVLADSFVQRLSGQSSATAVPAEIHLLVEAESLLADGLVPAWLPGFGPLPAKTAREFVAANEAKVFISRIFTRPEDGQLVGMDAKGREFTGRLRQMITFRDDVCRTPWCDAPIRHADHARPVAAGGPTTWENGSGLCASCNYAKEHPGWKHEATPEGLKVTTPSGHSYDVATPAVVRRMRFPCPEAVSEPGESPPEPDWRQAFSRFLEPQRDAKQSDATQSDAADGIDAVDDFETADDFDTDALDEIDLPYLPITSAEARAVEEHPIEYRTIEPRAQLPEQLPPRYCTRAEKIATWRSRNAHRRPTPADCEGSPVEAQLVQVVFGPD
- the udk gene encoding uridine kinase, whose product is MDTLVVGVAGGTGSGKTTLTQALLDKCEGPPSVLYHDNYYKRRDELTYEEREKVNYDDLDAFDNDLFVDHLTALRNSVSVESPVYDFSIHNRSDETTLVEPAQVIIVEGILIFAEPRICRLLDIKLFVDTDADVRLLRRIKRDVVDRGRTLQSVEDQYLGTVKPMHELYVEPSKRNADLIIPDGGHNIVAMDMVLNRIQRGVG